A portion of the Sulfuricurvum kujiense DSM 16994 genome contains these proteins:
- a CDS encoding protein adenylyltransferase SelO → MKLSDLTLNTPYLSLNPIFYDKVAPSPLKNPRLASFNPKAAELLGLDPALLETDKLEKLLNGTLLLNGSSPYAMCYSGHQFGYYVPRLGDGRAINLGSANGWNLQLKGSGQTLYSRQGDGRAVLRSSIREYLMSEAMNALGIPTSRALAIISSDENVAREKWERGAVVLRLSRSWILFGSFEYFFHTNRYKELETLADFLLQESFPELIGAEEPYLKMYGLIVKRTAELMAQWQSVGFNHGVMNTDNMSAVGITIDYGPFAFMDTFESGYICNHTDTQGRYSYDNQPRIGYWNLERLAHALSPLVTSDKLKNELEKYGEYFTARLMELLRAKLGLDTPDENDGNLFRALFSLMENGRIDMTPFFRTLSRYDGTREPLLAQTLAPNQLNEWLDRYDDRLSLNASSEAQRHVKMLRTNPKYVLKNYILQEAIDKAQNDDFTLINDLLHLAQNPYDEHEAFERYSQSTPHQFKNLKLSCSS, encoded by the coding sequence ATGAAATTATCCGACTTAACCCTAAATACCCCCTATTTATCGCTCAACCCGATTTTCTATGACAAAGTGGCCCCCTCACCGCTTAAAAATCCCCGATTAGCGAGCTTTAACCCCAAAGCCGCCGAACTTTTGGGACTTGATCCCGCACTGCTTGAAACGGATAAATTGGAAAAGCTTCTCAACGGTACTCTGCTCCTCAACGGTTCCTCACCGTATGCCATGTGCTATTCGGGCCATCAATTCGGATACTATGTTCCGCGTCTCGGAGACGGCCGTGCTATTAATTTGGGCTCTGCCAACGGATGGAATCTTCAGCTGAAAGGTTCCGGACAAACACTCTATTCGAGGCAGGGTGACGGACGTGCCGTGTTGCGTTCCTCTATTCGCGAATATCTTATGAGTGAGGCAATGAATGCGCTTGGAATTCCGACAAGCCGTGCATTGGCGATTATCAGTTCGGATGAAAATGTGGCACGTGAGAAATGGGAACGCGGTGCAGTCGTTCTGCGACTATCCCGCTCATGGATACTGTTCGGAAGTTTCGAGTATTTTTTTCACACCAACCGATACAAAGAACTCGAAACACTTGCCGATTTTTTACTCCAAGAATCATTCCCTGAGTTGATCGGTGCAGAAGAGCCCTATCTCAAAATGTACGGCTTAATCGTCAAACGGACCGCAGAGCTGATGGCTCAGTGGCAGTCGGTAGGCTTCAACCACGGAGTGATGAACACCGATAATATGTCGGCGGTGGGGATTACTATCGATTATGGCCCTTTTGCCTTTATGGATACGTTTGAAAGCGGCTATATTTGCAATCACACCGATACGCAGGGACGATACAGCTATGACAATCAACCCCGTATCGGATACTGGAATTTGGAGCGTCTCGCTCATGCCCTCTCACCACTCGTCACCAGTGATAAACTCAAAAACGAACTGGAAAAATACGGGGAATATTTCACCGCCCGGCTAATGGAACTTTTGCGTGCAAAGCTGGGTCTGGATACACCGGATGAAAACGACGGCAATTTGTTCAGAGCATTATTTTCGCTTATGGAGAACGGACGGATCGATATGACACCGTTTTTTCGTACTTTAAGCCGATATGACGGAACCCGCGAACCGTTATTGGCACAAACGTTGGCACCGAATCAGCTCAACGAATGGCTCGATCGATACGACGATAGACTGTCTCTGAATGCCTCATCCGAAGCCCAACGCCATGTTAAAATGCTCCGTACCAACCCGAAATACGTTCTGAAAAATTATATCCTGCAAGAAGCGATCGATAAAGCCCAAAACGATGACTTCACCCTCATTAACGATCTGCTTCATTTGGCACAAAATCCGTATGACGAGCACGAAGCTTTTGAACGCTATAGCCAAAGCACACCGCATCAATTTAAAAATCTAAAGCTAAGCTGCTCGTCTTAA
- a CDS encoding flagellar assembly protein A, whose protein sequence is MSSFVPITVVSENIQQDIKKAAIAHRVPVESLDFDLLSFETYFKETTDDEWQQLSESNLLSQTTEIEVRSPHFMLRQEYQIRIRPQKPHPYLDLRFTIATDKTKSKVIAIIDPASKIPLKKGVHEWIEEAIVRKMLRHGLLIGLYDQDLDREINRLIIKIQKEGPLNFLYRLPIGEFFIPIPPINDKIILHYKEANKNNSLIEGVSPGDLIIEYIFPKYGRDGRACSGEHIAVPDPIVKYANYIVIDPETVRSEEDEESIRFFATVSGFVERKNGIIFISQELQIESASLKKTGSIETGLDKDVSLKINKKVANEDSVGMGVNIDVLKLDVSGTVGSHSKIQACEVNIGAQTHKKSQINVSENANIHLHRGNLKAKEANITILEAGKVEADVIRIQKMVGGEVIAREVHIDTLYSNARVIALESITIQNIEGDGNNLIIDPHAIESYHDQITDLEISIRDKTSRLQIESKEFIAKKLSFKDKNSRIKEIQERVLIKQKRGELPLKADLVRLQQYKIEGESLQDFSEKLKSLEEDIQLIQEKLESLYEADLHAVVTHFGTYNGHTRITFIDPKTRQEYGISPTKNVTHIRLKKDDDEKKFQMDT, encoded by the coding sequence AATCTGCTTTCGCAAACCACCGAAATTGAAGTGCGTTCTCCCCATTTTATGCTGCGTCAAGAGTACCAAATCCGTATTCGGCCGCAAAAACCCCACCCTTATCTCGATTTACGCTTTACCATTGCGACAGACAAAACGAAAAGCAAGGTCATTGCCATTATTGATCCGGCCTCAAAAATACCCCTCAAAAAAGGGGTTCATGAATGGATTGAAGAGGCAATAGTACGTAAAATGCTTCGTCACGGGCTCCTCATCGGCTTGTATGATCAAGATCTCGATCGTGAGATTAACCGCCTTATCATCAAGATTCAAAAAGAGGGACCTCTCAATTTCCTCTATCGTCTCCCCATCGGCGAATTTTTTATCCCTATACCTCCGATCAATGATAAAATAATCCTCCATTATAAAGAGGCGAATAAAAACAACAGCCTTATCGAAGGGGTATCGCCCGGAGATTTGATTATCGAATATATTTTTCCGAAATACGGACGCGACGGACGTGCCTGCAGCGGAGAGCATATCGCCGTTCCTGATCCTATCGTGAAATATGCAAACTACATCGTTATCGATCCCGAAACGGTTCGGAGTGAAGAAGATGAGGAGAGCATCCGTTTTTTTGCAACGGTTTCAGGCTTCGTCGAACGAAAAAACGGAATCATATTTATCTCTCAGGAGCTTCAGATCGAATCGGCCAGTCTCAAAAAAACCGGTTCTATCGAAACAGGTCTGGATAAAGACGTATCGCTGAAAATTAATAAAAAAGTCGCCAATGAGGATTCCGTCGGAATGGGAGTCAATATCGACGTTTTAAAACTCGATGTCAGCGGAACGGTTGGAAGCCACTCCAAAATACAGGCGTGTGAGGTCAATATCGGAGCGCAGACGCATAAGAAGTCACAAATCAATGTGTCCGAAAATGCCAATATCCACCTCCATCGCGGCAACCTTAAAGCCAAAGAGGCAAATATTACTATCCTGGAAGCGGGAAAAGTCGAAGCCGATGTTATCCGTATCCAAAAAATGGTGGGAGGAGAGGTAATCGCACGTGAAGTACATATAGATACCCTCTATTCCAATGCCCGAGTAATAGCTCTGGAATCCATCACTATACAGAATATCGAAGGGGACGGAAACAACCTTATTATTGACCCTCATGCCATCGAAAGCTATCATGATCAAATCACCGATTTGGAAATAAGTATCCGTGATAAAACATCCCGTCTACAAATTGAGAGCAAAGAGTTTATTGCCAAAAAACTTTCCTTTAAAGATAAAAACAGCCGGATCAAAGAGATTCAAGAACGTGTTTTGATCAAACAAAAGAGGGGGGAACTCCCCTTAAAAGCCGATCTCGTCAGATTGCAGCAATATAAAATCGAAGGTGAATCGCTTCAAGATTTTTCTGAGAAGCTCAAAAGCCTGGAAGAAGATATCCAATTAATACAAGAAAAGCTAGAGAGCCTGTACGAAGCCGATCTTCATGCTGTCGTAACACATTTCGGAACGTATAACGGCCATACCCGTATTACGTTCATCGATCCTAAAACACGCCAAGAATACGGCATCTCTCCGACTAAAAATGTAACCCATATACGTCTGAAAAAAGATGATGACGAAAAGAAATTTCAGATGGATACCTAA